In a genomic window of Trichoderma atroviride chromosome 4, complete sequence:
- a CDS encoding uncharacterized protein (EggNog:ENOG41~TransMembrane:16 (o33-55i67-89o101-122i134-152o164-183i263-282o288-306i318-340o416-438i498-522o542-566i968-989o1009-1035i1081-1102o1108-1128i1192-1211o)) produces MSMASCPDDTFGPWAGPQCRGGFDFTLLFEETMLSILLSGIFILLSPLRILALFAAPIRVKSSPLDWAKKITSTCFIALSAALVGLWVVNSSKSPSSAITYTRATIASSSLNLVLSLLYALLSHLEHRSSFRPSFLISVYLALSILFDAARSRTLWMLENAGGSSIPAVFIANLALRAVMLLFESTEKRSVLTDEYKNVSEEGASGPYNLGVFYWLCSLFFTGYKKILAHEDLYQLDDTLRSEPLANKMSEAWGKVSDKSKSGALLGAWIKTFIGPLTIPIIPRLFQIGFTYTQPFLITAAINLAATPQTQQFNNNGYGLIGAYILVYTGIAVSITQYQWHNCRAVTMMRGSLIPLIYEKTLRVDSTSPSTSTPSGTLTLVSTDIETISGGILLFHETWSNILEIGIAIYLLERQLGAACVMGVGFAIVVMIGSGFLAGPIGKHQAAWIAASQRRVTATSKALGSVKWLKISGLTGVAFNGIRRLRTQELAASTKFRLFLGITIVLSICTPVFGPLLTFATAAGIASRGNGGLTIAKIFTSYSLIVLLNTPLSLFTASMPAIAGAVTSFQRIQDYLNVTQRKDNRISSSHGNRDDGTTKMEASQIVSDATTENPDGAAINKKKSSGRVTVLEPDVIASISGRFSWPEEAISAQSSDATPQDTSGDENQENRAHHEKPPVIDISPRIDIRRQTLTLILGPVGCGKSTLLKALLGELSDFDGSVQTRFSGAVTFCDQSPWLPNEKIRDIICGRSAQDTHMLEEKEISQDSDWYRRIITSCALERDIAMWPQGDQTSVGSKGISISGGQKQRLSMARAAFARSELLVMDDCFSGLDANTEDTVFDNLLSREGILRKANMTIVLASSDYRRVPYADQIILLNERGQLQYAGSVDDLQKNPDFKRLLGDSTTKAIKRSKEGITKNKRKPEPLANSAPNAVAAELTGTLQTDAARQMGDSAVYKFYLESAGWPTIIAFTIGIIVFAFCDSFPSVWLKWWAESNEEDPNSDLGKWLGVYTVFSIGAFSSCLFACWQLFIVVINRSGLYFHDILVNTVARAPLSYHTTTDSGITVNRFSQDLQLIDMELPASALGVVITISFGVAQFVLVCASSKYMAAVLPFLLALLYAVQHFYLRTARQLRLLDIEFKAPLYSQLMETVAGLVTIRAFHWESRSAAKYMKVLDKSQQPNYLLLCVQRWLVFAVNIMVMLLAVILIVLTTTLREKIGPGFAGVALSNILAFSATMEATISSWVQLEVSLGAIARIRSFSMQTKSEDDEAIDALAAEGRNEQLIEPNLNALDSTFWPSKGRIGIEALCASYPSSGRVLNDVTLSIQAGEKVGICGRTGSGKSSLFLSLLGLIAQDSGKISIDGVDLATLPREYLRTRIVAVPQEAYILEGTVRLNADPYRSHDEDVQSTAVDSERRDKQIIAALERVGLWKKIETRGGLSAVIDEKFFSQGEAQLMMLARAMLREGESRVLLLDEATSSLDEATSNVINTSIRTWFKDWTIIAIAHKLDAILDYDKVAVLDDGKLVEFDAPRKLLSQQNSIFKDLYLVSTNQ; encoded by the exons ATGTCGATGGCATCATGCCCGGACGACACTTTCGGGCCTTGGGCAGGTCCTCAGTGTCGTGGCGGCTTCGACTTTACTTTGCTTTTCGAGGAAACGATGCTCTCTATTTTGCTTTCtggcatcttcatcctcctctctccGTTGCGGATTCTCGCACTTTTCGCAGCGCCAATAAGAGTCAAGTCAAGTCCGTTGGATTGGGCCAAAAAG ATTACTTCGACATGCTTCATCGCTCTGAGCGCCGCTCTCGTTGGCCTCTGGGTAGTGAATTCCAGCAAGTCGCCTTCTTCTGCCATCACTTACACGCGCGCCACGATCGCAAGCTCTTCGCTCAACCTGGTTCTATCCCTACTATACGCTCTTTTGTCCCATCTCGAGCATCGATCGTCTTTCCGACCATCATTCCTCATATCTGTATACTTGGCCCTGTCAATTCTGTTTGACGCGGCCCGCTCTCGCACGCTATGGATGCTCGAAAATGCTGGCGGCAGCTCCATCCCCGCCGTCTTCATAGCGAATTTGGCGCTGAGGGCTGTGATGCTCCTATTCGAGTCCACAGAGAAACGATCCGTCTTGACAGATGAATACAAAAATGTCTCGGAAGAGGGCGCGAGCGGACCCTACAATCTGGGCGTATTCTACTGGCTCTGCTCCTTATTCTTTACGGGTTATAAAAAGATTCTTGCGCACGAGGATCTATATCAGCTTGACGATACGTTGCGATCTGAGCCTCTAGCGAACAAAATGTCAGAGGCTTGGGGAAAGG TATCCGACAAGAGCAAATCCGGCGCACTACTCGGTGCTTGGATAAAAACATTCATAGGCCCATTAACGATACCAATAATCCCTCGACTGTTTCAGATTGGCTTCACTTACACTCAACCGTTCCTAATCACGGCAGCAATAAACCTTGCAGCCACGCCGCAGACTCAGCAGTTTAATAACAATGGGTACGGACTAATCGGAGCCTATATCCTCGTATATACCGGTATAGCT GTATCTATAACTCAATACCAATGGCATAATTGTCGCGCTGTTACCATGATGCGTGGCAGCCTCATACCTCTCATCTACGAAAAAACACTTCGCGTTGATTCGACGAGCCCGTCTACGTCTACTCCCAGCGGCACATTGACGCTTGTGAGCACGGATATCGAAACAATATCTGGTGGAATCCTGCTATTTCATGAAACATGGAGCAACATTCTCGAAattggcatcgccatctatCTTCTGGAAAGGCAACTGGGCGCCGCATGTGTAATGGGCGTAGGCTTTGCAATTG TCGTCATGATTGGCTCCGGCTTCTTAGCCGGGCCCATTGGAAAACATCAAGCAGCGTGGATCGCGGCATCACAACGCCGAGTAACCGCGACTTCGAAAGCCCTCGGAAGTGTCAAGTGGCTGAAGATTTCCGGCCTTACTGGTGTAGCTTTCAACGGGATCAGACGACTTCGGACCCAAGAGCTAGCTGCATCAACCAAGTTTCGCTTGTTCCTTGGAATCACCATTGTGCTTT CTATTTGCACGCCTGTTTTTGGTCCGCTCCTCACTTTTGCTACCGCTGCGGGCATAGCCTCGCGTGGCAATGGTGGTTTGACTATTGCAAAGATTTTTACATCGTATTCCCTCATTGTTTTACTTAATACTCCTTTATCTCTATTTACCGCCTCTATGCCGGCAATTGCAGGAGCCGTGACATCTTTCCAAAGAATCCAAGACTATCTTAACGTGACTCAACGGAAGGATAATCGCATTTCGTCTAGTCATGGTAACAGGGATGATGGGACTACCAAGATGGAGGCTTCGCAGATTGTTTCTGATGCCACGACAGAGAACCCCGATGGTGCTGCCATCAATAAAAAGAAATCCTCCGGCCGTGTGACCGTCTTGGAACCAGATGTTATCGCTTCTATCAGCGGCAGATTTTCTTGGCCTGAAGAGGCAATATCTGCTCAAAGCAGTGATGCCACGCCTCAAGACACATCCGGTGACGAGAATCAGGAGAATCGGGCCCATCACGAAAAACCGCCAGTTATTGATATCAGTCCTCGCATTGACATCCGTCGCCAAACATTAACGCTTATCCTTGGTCCTGTCGGTTGTGGGAAATCGACTCTTCTCAAGGCCCTGTTGGGGGAGTTGTCAGATTTTGATGGCTCAGTCCAGACTCGATTCTCTGGCGCTGTGACCTTCTGTGACCAAAGTCCTTGGTTGCCGAACGAGAAGATCCGAGACATTATTTGCGGAAGATCAGCCCAAGATACACATAtgcttgaagaaaaagaaataagccAAGATTCGGATTGGTACCGTCGAATTATAACCTCATGCGCCTTAGAAAGAGACATTGCTATGTGGCCACAAGGAGACCAAACATCCGTAGGATCCAAGGGGATCTCAATAAGCGGAGGTCAGAAACAACGCTTG TCCATGGCGCGAGCGGCCTTTGCTCGCAGTGAATTACTGGTAATGGACGATTGCTTCAGCGGACTTGATGCGAACACTGAAGATACAGTCTTTGACAATCTTCTCAGCCGAGAAGGAATTCTTCGCAAAGCAAATATGACCATTGTCCTTGCGTCTTCAGACT ATCGTCGCGTCCCATACGCGGATCAAATTATCTTACTGAATGAGCGAGGGCAACTTCAGTATGCGGGTAGTGTCGATGATCTCCAGAAAAATCCAGACTTTAAGAGGCTTTTGGGAGACTCTACCACCAAAGCTATCAAAAGATCAAAAGAGGGCATCACAAAGAACAAGCGCAAGCCAGAGCCTTTAGCAAACTCGGCTCCAAACGCAGTCGCTGCTGAGCTTACAGGAACACTTCAGACAGATGCTGCCCGGCAAATGGGCGACTCAGCCGTCTATAAGTTCTATCTTGAGTCAGCTGGCTGGCCGACAATAATTGCTTTTACCATTGGGATTATTGTCTTTGCATTTTGCGACTCTTTCCCTA GCGTCTGGCTTAAATGGTGGGCTGAATCGAATGAAGAGGATCCCAACTCTGACCTTGGGAAATGGCTTGGTGTCTATACCGTCTTTTCCATAGGGGCTTTTTCCTCATGTTTATTCGCCTGTTG GCAGCTGTTCATCGTTGTCATTAACCGATCTGGTCTCTACTTCCACGATATCTTAGTCAACACGGTGGCACG AGCTCCTTTGTCCTATCACACGACTACTGACAGCGGGATTACTGTAAATCGATTTAGTCAGGATCTCCAATTGATCGATATGGAGCTGCCAGCCTCAGCTCTAGGCGTGGTAATAA CAATCTCTTTCGGTGTTGCGCAGTTTGTTTTGGTTTGTGCTTCATCAAAGTACATGGCTGCCGTCCTACCATTTCTCTTGGCTCTGCTCTACGCAGTTCAGCACTTTTACTTGCGCACTGCGCGGCAGCTACGTCTCCTTGACATTGAATTCAAAGCTCCCCTCTATTCACAGCTCATGGAAACTGTAGCCGGACTGGTAACTATACGGGCGTTCCACTGGGAATCGCGTTCTGCAGCCAAGTACATGAAGGTTCTGGATAAATCGCAGCAACCAAATTATCTGCTCCTCTGTGTGCAGCGATGGCTAGTGTTTGCAGTGAACATCATGGTTATGCTGCTTGCGGTGATTCTTATCGTCCTAACGACCACTTTGCGGGAGAAGATTGGACCCGGATTCGCAGGTGTCGCATTGAGCAATATTCTTGCATTCAGTGCTACGATGGAAGCAACCATCAGCAGCTGGGTCCAACTCGAGGTTTCTCTTGGGGCAATTGCTCGCATCAGGAGCTTTTCAATGCAGACAAAGagtgaggatgacgaggctaTTGATGCTTTGGCCGCAGAAGGGCGGAATGAGCAGCTCATAGAGCCCAATCTCAACGCATTGGACAGCACATTTTGGCCGAGCAAGGGTCGTATTGGGATTGAGGCACTCTGTGCTTCGTATCC ATCATCTGGGCGCGTTTTGAACGATGTCACTTTATCCATTcaagctggagagaaagtCGGTATTTGCGGCCGAACTGGAAG CGGAAAATCTTCCTTATTCCTGAGCTTGCTTGGACTTATTGCTCAAGATTCAGGTAAAATTAGtattgatggcgttgatctGGCGACCTTGCCCCGGGAATATCTACGCACTCGCATTGTTGCTGTGCCTCAAGAGGCATACATCTTGGAGGGAACAGTGCGGCTGAATGCTGATCCTTATCGTAGCCACGATGAAGATGTCCAGTCCACTGCAGTTGACTCTGAGAGGCGCGACAAGCAAATCATCGCTGCCCTTGAACGAGTCGGCCTatggaagaagattgagacCCGAGGTGGCCTTTCCGCAGTTATTGACGAAAAGTTCTTTTCACAGGGAGAGGCTCAATTGATGATGCTTGCTCGCGCAATGCTGCGAGAAGGGGAAAGCAGAGTGTTGCTCTTGGACGAGGCCACTAGCAG CCTGGACGAAGCAACCAGCAATGTCATTAATACTAGCATTCGGACCTGGTTCAAAGACTGgaccatcatcgccattgcgCATAAATTAGATGCCATTCTCGACTACGACAAAGTTGCCGTCTTGGACGATGGAAAGTTGGTGGAATTTGACGCCCCACGAAAGCTGTTGTCTCAGCAAaattccatcttcaaggaCTTGTATCTTGTGTCAACCAACCAGTAA
- a CDS encoding uncharacterized protein (EggNog:ENOG41~TransMembrane:1 (o20-41i)): MDVKSWALDAPTILSTLKANVVPFFYTWYGAALSVFVVFNFKALPFVWTARTYYHLNTAFKNQQKRLVKSTDGGRRKVALVKKENAGDSIEKHPLFKPDVISTYVPLLEIDMNLHKSNSTFFTDLDISRIKLMGRIIAPAWPMDSMEIEYKGRDGTNKKEKVRGRPALILGATHTSFKRELRPFASYNVESRILGWDSRWIYVGSWFLNISTSKKVYATSLSKYIIKKGRITVRPEQFFAECGWIPAQEADHGEKEEVHGEAGWSRLEVEAHKEKGMQIVKTWGEANVLMEQEYEEQ, from the coding sequence ATGGATGTCAAGTCTTGGGCGCTTGATGCGCCTACGATCCTTTCGACTCTGAAAGCAAACGTTGTGCCCTTCTTCTACACTTGGTATGGCGCTGCGCTATCGGTGTTTGTCGTGTTTAACTTCAAGGCGCTGCCATTTGTATGGACAGCGCGAACATATTACCATCTGAATACCGCCTTTAAAAACCAGCAAAAGAGACTTGTCAAATCCACCGATGGAGGCAGAAGGAAAGTTGCGCTGGTCAAAAAGGAAAACGCAGGAGACTCCATCGAAAAGCACCCTTTGTTCAAGCCGGACGTTATTAGCACATATGTACCGCTGTTGGAAATCGACATGAACTTGCACAAGTCGAATTCGACCTTCTTCACAGACCTTGACATATCTCGGATCAAGTTGATGGGGAGGATCATTGCGCCAGCGTGGCCAATGGACAGCATGGAAATCGAATACAAAGGGCGAGATGGAaccaacaaaaaagaaaaggtaaGAGGCCGGCCAGCTCTCATCTTGGGAGCTACACATACGTCTTTTAAACGCGAGCTTCGACCTTTTGCTTCCTACAACGTGGAGTCGCGCATCCTAGGTTGGGATTCTCGCTGGATATATGTCGGATCATGGTTCCTCAACATATCCACGTCAAAGAAGGTCTATGCGACTAGTCTGTCAAAGTACATCATCAAAAAGGGGCGTATCACGGTGCGGCCAGAGCAATTCTTCGCTGAATGTGGGTGGATTCCGGCGCAAGAAGCAGATCATGGCGAGAAGGAGGAAGTGCATGGCGAGGCAGGATGGTCAAGGTTAGAAGTTGAGGCCCACAAAGAGAAGGGGATGCAGATTGTCAAGACATGGGGGGAGGCAAATGTGTTGATGGAGCAGGAATATGAAGAACAATGA
- a CDS encoding uncharacterized protein (EggNog:ENOG41): MRLINTRTLKLHQFHGKPPPYAILSHTWGQEEVSFQDFHSPELREKLAGFPKIRDTCKKAYAQGLDYAWVDTCCINKNSSSELSEAINSMFKWYRNSAIAYAFLEDYPSLNIEKTALTTAAVGFGQSRWFTRGWTLQELIAPPRLEFYNKSWDKIAEKTAVAKQLAVITGIDAFVLDGSGPLQQVSVGRRLSWAANRETTREEDVAYSLFGLFDVYMPLIYGEGSRAFLRLQEHILQQSDDHTIFAWRAATPSTDPDMAYGLFAKSPRDFHNFVD, encoded by the coding sequence ATGAGGCTAATCAACACGCGGACACTAAAGCTGCACCAGTTCCACGGCAAGCCGCCACCCTATGCCATTTTGTCCCACACTTGGGGCCAGGAGGAGGTGTCTTTCCAAGACTTTCACTCGCCAGAGCTGCGAGAAAAGCTAGCTGGATTCCCTAAAATCAGGGATACTTGCAAGAAAGCATATGCCCAAGGCTTGGATTACGCCTGGGTAGATACATGCTGCATAAACAAGAATAGTAGCTCAGAACTTAGCGAAGCAATCAATTCCATGTTCAAGTGGTACAGGAATTCAGCAATCGCTTATGCATTCCTGGAGGATTACCCGTCTCTGAACATCGAGAAAACTGCCCTAACTACAGCGGCTGTTGGCTTTGGCCAGAGCCGGTGGTTTACTCGAGGCTGGACTTTGCAAGAGCTTATTGCACCCCCTCGACTCGAATTCTACAACAAATCATGGGACAAGATTGCAGAAAAGACAGCTGTTGCAAAGCAGCTTGCGGTGATCACGGGGATTGATGCTTTTGTTCTCGACGGCTCGGGCCCCCTTCAGCAGGTCAGTGTGGGAAGGCGTCTGAGTTGGGCTGCTAATAGAGAAACAACTCGCGAGGAGGACGTTGCATATTCTTTATTCGGACTCTTTGATGTCTATATGCCCCTAATCTACGGGGAAGGAAGCAGGGCTTTTCTTCGGCTACAGGAACATATTCTTCAACAATCTGATGATCATACCATCTTCGCGTGGCGAGCCGCAACTCCGTCGACGGATCCAGACATGGCATATGGGCTGTTTGCAAAGTCTCCAAGAGATTTTCATAATTTTGTGGACTAA
- a CDS encoding uncharacterized protein (EggNog:ENOG41~TransMembrane:1 (i285-303o)) has product MSNKGIHITSLIKSLRQPWASGDVVILLLNCCFDANPSATAGIYLKRLGADRYARVRGNELARVHSDNDTTLASICGIKSTSDAIGLYLEEPWTTMARVREEYLEEELSRMGSGSVRKRYQNAFYLKPNLLQGNKLFHGSQIRQMLIMDSHEIWRSFRFDVKNHDGDLVIKTYPNFKAVLVFESPRHETSFLLFLASRMNNGNHEYDVDAVPLTTDDAREWHQNLSTVEEFIQTKTRLQTRQTTPSIKTTLSPVSVYGISMQSIAILQPSFTAFRGRASKKISKALYWALLLILPIEMLSMLSEHDK; this is encoded by the coding sequence ATGTCCAACAAAGGCATTCACATCACTTCCCTCATCAAGAGTCTTCGCCAACCTTGGGCTTCTGGAGACGTTGTGATATTATTACTCAACTGTTGCTTTGACGCAAACCCCTCAGCTACTGCAGGCATATACCTCAAGCGCCTTGGCGCAGACCGATATGCTCGAGTCCGAGGCAATGAGTTGGCTAGGGTCCATTCCGACAATGACACTACGCTAGCTTCCATATGTGGAATCAAGAGCACCTCGGACGCCATTGGGCTATATCTTGAAGAGCCTTGGACTACGATGGCAAGAGTGCGCGAGGAGTACCTCGAGGAAGAGTTATCTCGAATGGGATCTGGATCAGTCAGAAAACGCTATCAAAACGCCTTTTATTTGAAGCCAAACCTCCTCCAAGGCAATAAACTGTTCCATGGGTCCCAGATTCGTCAGATGCTGATTATGGATTCACACGAAATTTGGCGCTCTTTTCGATTCGACGTCAAAAACCACGATGGCGATCTCGTCATAAAGACGTACCCAAACTTCAAAGCGGTGTTGGTGTTTGAGTCACCAAGACACGAGACatcatttcttctcttcttggcatcCAGAATGAACAACGGGAATCACGAGTATGACGTTGATGCTGTTCCCCTCACTACCGATGACGCGAGAGAGTGGCATCAGAATCTTTCCACAGTCGAAGAGTTTATACAGACAAAGACAAGGCTGCAAACTCGCCAGACGACCCCAAGCATCAAGACAACGCTGTCTCCAGTCAGTGTATATGGAATCAGTATGCAAAGCATAGCAATACTACAGCCGTCATTCACTGCATTTCGTGGTCGAGCTTCTAAAAAAATTTCTAAAGCTCTTTATTGGGCTCTATTACTCATCTTGCCAATCGAAATGTTGAGTATGCTTTCTGAACATGACAAGTAA
- a CDS encoding uncharacterized protein (EggNog:ENOG41) produces MINQEWPVVADRSQKKRIQNRVAQRTYRNRIKERMEELQKEVNEYRRREQQQASSEHQDRSVGESERDTINIDASGEKSVFLAECVMDTRVDLKSLPSVGSNTPPLNNTSPGNISSNNSIKSRNSPGDVEKEDGRNSEGYMMDMDRREDAASLIGSVTPEQSTSNVAIQQTHAAVPPQRLTQPQHQRTHMPPQFPLTAFSLAAPSLPPTYNLATDWGWTNTPNLYRDPMNHQAISGFPNLRQIRGDHHSNSDASYIIPDVTAFVAHPPESKYSHIQTMDQETDIRTIAGRSSDESSDPGSISSRSSVIGSTLYDCPHKNLAQMLQSYENGEQRLKDRSLEDRLEFMRVCASVAGFHNIDDMAKKYYTADFSHDSVISREQRNSRHSQLPQLLSKLRKSVKTWTQWEAHRYQYEIIKSAQSLIRAERSDHHTTENTYTEALTDLEKALAVGLAHNSGEEELIPRAFQRLSKVFQDTSPKMWNLIETLVGMDETITQKQRTYTSLSIMLLLCCSDQMHKCDISALVSSCLHTAQYHSR; encoded by the exons atgATCAATCAAGAATGGCCGGTTGTGGCAGACCGTagtcaaaagaagaggatccAGAACCGTGTAGCACAGAGAACATATC GCAATCGCATAAAAGAGCGCATGGAAGAGCTACAAAAAGAAGTCAACGAGTATCGCCGCcgagagcaacagcaagccTCGTCAGAGCATCAAGACAGAAGTGTCGGCGAATCAGAAAGAGACACCATCAACATTGATGCAAGTGGCGAAAAGTCTGTCTTCCTAGCGGAGTGTGTTATGGATACAAGGGTCGATCTCAAATCATTGCCCAGCGTTGGCTCCAACACACCGCCACTGAATAACACCTCTCCGGGCAATATTAGCAGCAATAACAGCATCAAAAGTAGAAATAGCCCCGGAGATGTCGAAAAAGAGGACGGTAGGAACAGTGAAGGCTACATGATGGATATGGACAGACGCGAGGATGCCGCTTCATTGATAGGCAGTGTCACCCCCGAACAATCCACGAGCAATGTTGCGATTCAGCAGACGCATGCTGCTGTTCCACCTCAGCGTCTCACTCAGCCACAGCATCAACGAACTCACATGCCTCCGCAGTTCCCGTTGACAGCATTTAGTTTGGCAGCGCCATCTTTACCTCCTACCTACAATTTGGCGACTGATTGGGGGTGGACGAATACGCCAAACTTGTATAGAGACCCGATGAATCACCAAGCAATCTCAG GATTTCCGAATCTCAGACAAATACGAGGCGATCATCATTCGAACTCGGACGCATCCTATATAATTCCCGATGTCACAGCATTCGTGGCACACCCTCCCGAGTCAAAATATTCCCACATTCAAACCATGGATCAAGAAACAGATATCCGAACAATAGCGGGTAGATCATCAGATGAATCAAGCGACCCAGGAAGTATAAGTTCTAGGAGTTCAGTTATTGGCAGCACGCTATACGATTGCCCGCATAAGAATCTAGCACAAATGCTACAAAGTTATGAGAACGGCGAGCAGCGATTAAAAGATAGGAGCCTAGAAGATCGTTTGGAGTTTATGCGGGTGTGTGCCTCTGTAGCTGGCTTCCACAACATTGATGATATGGCAAAGAAGTATTACACTGCGGACTTTAGCCATGATTCTGTCATCTCGCGGGAGCAGCGCAACAGTCGACACAGTCAGCTTCCACAGTTACTCTCGAAACTTCGAAAGAGCGTCAAAACATGGACCCAGTGGGAAGCCCATCGTTATCAGTACGAAATAATTAAGTCAGCACAGAGTCTTATTCGCGCAGAGCGGAGCGACCACCACACAACAGAGAATACCTATACCGAAGCACTTACGGATCTGGAGAAGGCACTGGCCGTAGGGCTGGCTCATAactctggagaagaagagttgatACCAAGAGCATTTCAGAGACTATCCAAGGTGTTTCAAGATACA TCACCGAAGATGTGGAATTTGATTGAGACGCTTGTTGGTATGGATGAGACAATAACTCAAAAGCAACGAACCTATACATCACTTTCGATTATGCTTCTCTTGTGCTGTTCGGATCAAATGCACAAATGTGACATCTCGGCGTTGGTATCGAGCTGTCTACACACTGCACAATATCATTCGAGGTGA